A genomic region of Solanum dulcamara chromosome 2, daSolDulc1.2, whole genome shotgun sequence contains the following coding sequences:
- the LOC129880156 gene encoding beta-1,3-galactosyltransferase GALT1 gives MKKWYGGVLTTSLLMFLVLGYCVMRKPVKESYVTSSLYFNTTNPLEWINAMAPPAAHHPEKITQVISAEIVVSDLFIKRNLSALEQQSLSTWYQLKRLATHDLVLPNAIEAVKEATVAWNSLMSAVEREKLDTNDSSIKAGKQKQCPHFLRKTNATELDASGLKLRLPCGLTQGSSITIIGIPNGLLGNFRIDLTGEPLPGEPDPPVILHYNVRLHGDKITEDPVIVQNTWTVAHDWGEEERCPLPSDEKSKKVDELDQCNEMVGNVMSSRHVIATHKSGMVQDGAKSRKYFPFKQGYLSVATLRVGSEGIQMTVDGRHTTSFAFRETLEPWLISEVRISGDIKLISVVASGLPTSEDSEHINDLEALKAAPLPPRKRLGLFIGVFSTANNFKRRMAVRRTWMQYDAVRSGQVAVRFFVGLHKNQMVNEELWNEARTYRDIQLMPFVDYYSLIAWKTIAICVFGTEVVSAKFVMKTDDDAFIRVDEILSSMERLNVTRGLLYGLINTDSHPHRSPDSKWFISPEEWPEETYPPWAHGPGYVVSSDIAKTISSKQRKGRLKMFKLEDVAMGIWISEMKKKGLEVKYEKEERIFNEGCRDGYVIAHYQSPREMLCLWQKIQEKKRALCCGD, from the exons ATGAAGAAATGGTACGGTGGTGTTTTAACTACATCCCTGCTGATGTTTTTGGTTCTGGGATACTGTGTGATGAGGAAACCTGTCAAGGAAAGCTATGTTACAAGTTCTCTCTACTTCAATACGACAAATCCTCTTGAATGGATAAATGCTATGGCTCCACCTGCAGCTCACCATCCAGAAAAAATTACTCAAGTAATATCTGCTGAAATTGTAGTCTCTGATCTCTTTATCAAGAGGAACCTGTCAGCTCTGGAGCAACAATCTTTGTCTACGTGGTATCAATTGAAAAGGTTAGCTACTCATGATCTAGTCTTACCTAATGCTATAGAGGCAGTTAAGGAAGCCACTGTTGCATGGAACAGCCTCATGAGTGCAGTAGAGAGGGAAAAACTTGATACAAATGATAGTTCAATTAAGGCAGGGAAACAGAAACAATGTCCTCATTTTCTTCGCAAAACCAATGCTACAGAACTTGATGCTAGTGGCTTGAAGTTGCGGCTTCCTTGTGGTCTGACTCAGGGTTCTTCCATCACAATAATTGGCATTCCAAATGGTCTTCTTGGGAATTTTCGGATAGATTTGACTGGTGAACCACTACCAGGTGAACCAGACCCTCCTGTTATTCTGCACTATAATGTTAGGCTCCATGGTGATAAAATAACTGAGGATCCCGTAATCGTACAAAACACCTGGACTGTTGCACATGACTGGGGTGAAGAGGAGCGCTGTCCGTTACCATCGGATGAAAAGAGTAAGAAAG TGGATGAATTGGATCAATGCAATGAGATGGTGGGCAATGTCATGTCCTCTCGGCATGTCATTGCAACACATAAATCTGGTATGGTTCAAGATGGggctaaatcaagaaaatattttccttttaagCAAGGATATCTCTCGGTTGCCACTCTGAGAGTAGGATCTGAAGGAATTCAGATGACAGTTGATGGAAGACACACAACATCTTTTGCTTTCCGTGAA ACTTTGGAACCATGGCTCATAAGTGAAGTGAGGATATCGGGAgacataaaattaatttctGTTGTCGCAAGTGGTTTACCAACATCAGAGGATTCAGAGCATATAAACGACTTGGAAGCCTTAAAAGCAGCTCCTCTTCCTCCACGAAAAAGACTAGGTCTCTTTATTGGTGTGTTTTCTACTGCAAATAATTTTAAACGTAGAATGGCTGTCCGTAGAACGTGGATGCAGTATGATGCAGTGCGGTCTGGACAAGTTGCAGTGCGGTTTTTTGTTGGTTTG CATAAAAACCAAATGGTGAATGAAGAGCTCTGGAATGAGGCTCGGACATATAGAGACATCCAGCTGATGCCTTTTGTTGATTACTACAGTCTTATCGCTTGGAAGACCATTGCCATCTGTGTTTTTGGG ACAGAGGTTGTTTCTGCAAAGTTTGTCATGAAGACAGATGATGATGCATTCATTCGAGTGGATGAAATCTTATCTTCTATGGAGAGACTTAATGTGACTCGTGGATTGCTATATGGCCTTATTAACACAGATTCCCATCCTCATAGGAGTCCGGACAGCAAGTGGTTTATCAGTCCAGAG GAATGGCCTGAAGAAACTTACCCTCCTTGGGCACATGGACCGGGTTATGTCGTCTCCAGCGATATAGCAAAAACGATCAGCTCGAAACAGAGAAAAGGCCGCCTAAAG ATGTTTAAGCTTGAAGATGTTGCGATGGGCATCTGGATTTcagaaatgaagaaaaaagggtTGGAAGTGAAGTATGAAAAAGAAGAGAGGATTTTTAATGAAGGTTGCCGGGATGGTTATGTTATTGCACATTACCAAAGCCCTAGAGAGATGCTGTGTCTTTGGCAAAAGATCCAAGAGAAAAAACGGGCTTTATGTTGTGGCGATTAA